The DNA segment TCCTTATTTCAAAAACCTTCAGTTAAACGCTATTGAACCAGCAACCGTTCGAAAATGGCAAAATGAACTACTAACTGATGAAAACAATTATTCACAAACATATTTAAAAACTGTCAATAACCAGTTATCAGCCATTTTCAATTTTGCAGTTAAATATTATAGACTACCTTCTAACCCTGCTCGTATTTGTGGAAGCATGGGGAAAAAGAATGCAGATAGTATGCAGTTCTGGACATCAGAAGAATTCAATAAATTCATTTCTGAAGTTCATAAGGAAAGCGCACGAATCATGTTTGAAATCTTATTTTGGACGGGCATTCGTTCAGGTGAATTATTAGCGCTCACTTCGAATGATTTTGACTTTGTGTCTTTAACAATAAGCGTAAACAAGAACTATGCCAGGCATCAAAACCAAGACCTTATTCTTGAACCCAAAACGCCAAAAAGTAAGAGGATTATTACTATACCTCAATTCCTTGCCGACAAAGTTCAAGAATACATTTCAAAACTTTATGATTATGAACCCCATGAACGTCTATTTACATATACAAAGCACTATTTAAATCATGAAATGAAAAGAGGATGCGCAAAGTCAGGAATTAAGAAAATTAGAATTCATGACCTTCGCCATTCTCATGCTTCACTTTTAATTGAACTGGGTTTTTCCCCATTGTTGATTTCAGAAAGACTTGGGCATGAAAATATTGAAACTACACTTCAGACCTATTCGCATTTATACCCTAACAAACATAGTGAAGTAGCGTCAAGACTTCAAAAATTGATGTTAGAAACCACAAATGATAATAGTGAAAAATAAGAAGTGTATCATTTGTGTATCACCCAATAAATTTATTCCCTCTAAATCCTTGATTAACAAGGATTTAGAGGGATTTTGTTTACTATTCCCACTCGATCGTAGCCGGTGGTTTGGAAGTAATGTCATACACAACGCGGTTGACGTTATCCACCTCATTGACGATCCGTACCGAGATCTTCTCGAGGATATCCCAAGGGATACGCGCCCAGTCGGCAGTCATGCCGTCAATGGAAGTGACTGCGCGGATGCCTACGGTGTAGGAATAAGTCCGGGCATCGCCCATGACTCCCACACTCTTCATGTTCGGGAGAGCTGTGAAGTATTGCCAAATTTCACGATCAAGACCTGCTTTGGCAATCTCTTCGCGCAGAATGTAGTCGGAGTCGCGGACGATTTTCAGCTTGTCCTCCGTAACTTCGCCCAATACGCGAATGGCGAGTCCCGGACCCGGGAACGGCTGTCTCCACACGATTTCCGATGGAAGCCCGCATTCCTCGCCAACTTTGCGTACCTCATCTTTGAATAGAGCCTTCAGCGGCTCCACCAGTTCGAATTTCATGTCTTCCGGCAGTCCGCCGACGTTATGGTGAGACTTGATCGTTTGAGCCGTCGCTGTACCGCTCTCCACAATATCTGTGTAAAGTGTACCTTGTGCTAAAAATGCGAAATCATCAAATTGCTTGGATTCTTCTTCGAACACATAAATAAACTCGTTACCGATAATTTTCCGTTTTTGCTCCGGATCATCGACGCCTGCCAGTTTAGACAGGAAGCGTTCGCGGGCATCGATTTTGACGACCTTCATATCGAACTTGCCAACAAACGTCTCCATCACGCTTTCAGCCTCACCCTTGCGCAGCAGCCCATGATCAATGAACATGCAAGTCAGCTGATCGCCTACCGCCTTATGGATAAGCATCGCCACAACGGAGGAATCAACACCGCCGCTCAGTGCACAGAGCACCTTCTTGTCGCCAACCTGTGTCCGAATATCCCGGATCGCATCCTCGATGAACGTCTCCATGCTCCAGTTGCCTTCGCATCCGCAAATTTCATATAGGAAATTACGGATCATTTCATTCCCATTTGCGGAGTGGCGTACCTCTGGATGGAACTGAACACCATACAATCGACGCTCCTTATTCGCGAATCCAGCGATTGGAGCATGCTCCGTAGAGGCATCCACAACAAATCCCTCCGGCAGCTCCACGACATGATCGCCATGGCTCATCCAAACGGTCTGCTTCGATTCCAGACCTTTTGTCAGCTCCGAATGCTCCGTAAAATTCACGTCCGCCTTGCCGTATTCGCGTTTTTCCGCACGTTCTACCTTGCCGCCAAGTTGATGGGCCATCAGCTGCATCCCATAGCAAATCCCAAAAATAGGCACCCCGAGATCATATATGGCAGTGTCAATTTGAGGTGCATTTTCTGCATACACACTGGATGGGCCTCCAGAGAACACGATGCCCTTAGGAGCTAGTTCCCGCAACCGTTCTGCCGAAGTGTTATATGGCAGCAATTCGCTATATACACCCAAATCACGAATTCTTCTTGCTATCAGCTGATTGTACTGCCCTCCAAAATCAAGAACGACAATCAATTCATTTGGCTTATTCATTACCGAGCCTCCCTCAATTCATGAAACTAATTATACGAAACGACAAAAGAAGTCGTCAAGAAAGTTCGGAAGACATCTTATCCACGGCGTAGAGTTAAATTTCGACATAACTCCAGAAAATTTCGGCTGTTCATCCGGTCCGGTCTTAATCCCCCGTAATATAAGGTTTCCCAATAACGAACAAACTCCTCCAATTTACTGAAATTCTCTATTCCTTCTGCAGCAAGTGAATCTAAATATTCTCTAGCAGTCATTCCCTCCGGTTTATATCCATAAACCCGATACAGCTGCTGCCAAACCCGGTCTGCAGCATGCAGGAGCAGCCTCTGATCAGGGAAACTGCTTCGAGGCTGAGCCGTAATCCACCACAATAGAAATAAGTTTCGCCATATATAGACATTCCCAGCAACCCAAGTTACGATCCAAACCGCGGGCCAGACTGCAAGTAATGCCGCGGTCCATAAGACCGGCGCTTTAGCCACAAATCCCCTTAAAATGAGCACGCCCTGATCTGTAATAATTTTAATCGCCGTGGGGAGCCCCTCTAATCTTTGCCCAGCTTCCAAGAGCCACGAACGAAGAAACCATAGACCTCCTGCCCCGTTTGCTGCCGATACGACAGACTCATAGCCTGGTGTTGGATCGAAGGAAACCCAGCCATGTCCCGGAAAATAAACCTCTACCCAGGCGTGGGCATCCGCATATCTGACCGTGTATGAATTAGGTTCTTCCTTATTCCGTTCCCCTGGTGCAAATCCTTTGACCCAACGCGCGGGAATCTCGCTGCTGCGCAGTAATACAACCATGGCCGTGGAGAAATGGTCACAATAACCCTGGCGGTCAACAAACAGAAAGCGATCAACAAAATCCTCATTTGTCGGCGGAATTGCTGAACTTAGATTGTAGGAATATTGCTGCTTCAAATAATTAGCGACGGCCATCGTTGCATCGTAACGATTATCCGTGTCTTGAACAAGCAATTTGCCCAGATCTCGAACACGGTCAGGCAATCTCTCCGGAAGCTGGGTATACTCCTTCATGATAGATGCCGGATCATCGCCTTGCAGATGCCGCAAATGCCCACCAGCCGTCGGCAGCTGACTAATCGTTAACTCATAGCCTTGAACCCCAGTGGCTTGTTCCTGCTCAAATCGCCCTAACTGTCTTGCCTGCTCTAAATATATAGCACCCGTGCTCTGGTTTATACTAGCCTCGAAGGGGATGCTTTGGGCGTTGCGGGTGAAAACGCGGTCAACTTGTAACGGGATCCCCCCACTGAATAGTGGCAGCTTCCCAAAGATTGGCCGTTGAAACGTAATCGTTTGTCTTATCTTCATCCCATTCACGACTTCATCATCCTGAGGAAGCAGCGTTGCTTCATTCTCATGGCGTTCCTGAGTATTACCCTCTTTTGCGGGATTCAGCCAGCCTCGTCCGGTGTACAGGCTCTTGCTCTCACCGCGCCAATAGAGAGGCATAGGCGATTCCGCTGTAAAATATGTATCCCAGCGCAGCTCCAATGGCGCACCCAGTTCGCCATCGTCTCGCCCGTATCCGGATACGCTGGAGGAGGCAGTCCTGCTCGCTCCGACTGAGCTCGCCCCTTCAGACCAGCTTTGCAAACTCTTTACCAAGGCTTGCCAAGGCTGCTGCTGATTCGGCTGAATAGGCAGCACAATGCATAGTGCGACAGCCAAGATGACAATCCCCATGACCGTGAGTAGAGCAGCGGTAGTGTATGCTCGTCCACCTTGTCTTTTTCCAACCGGATTTGAATCCTTCGCCTTAACATAACCCTTCTCCCCAAGCTGCAGGGCAAACGTGTAGCACTGTATCCAAAGGCCGATACCTGCCGCGCGTACCAGATTGTAAAATATCGGCGCATCAAATATCATCTCAATGATCAGCAAATATATAATCGTGACAGACAGAAAAAGAAGAATCGTTTGGCGTCCTACCGCCAGCATTTGAACGGAAACGACTAGCAGCGCCCACCCGATAAGCAATAGCAGCATTCTTGATTCCGGGCTTGCCTCACTAAGCCTCCCCGTTTGAAATATCGTCACGATATCCTGAACGGCAATTTCTCCATATCCTTGAAACCAAGATATGCCTTCGTTCAAACCAAACAAATAAAAGAAAGTCACCCCGATTAACATCAATTGGAGCGCAGCTTGCAGCCAGGACCCAAGCCGCAGACTTCCTACCAGCAACAGTGCACCTGTCAAACATAAGAAAACATCAATAACCGTCCTCTCGTATTCGATGACAATAGAGTAGAGAGGATACAAGCATTCCCCGAAAAGGGCAAACAAGAGCAATGATACTAGACTTCTGTGTATCCACAACCCGGCAGCCTCGCCTCTAGCAAGACGAACCGAAGTATTAACGGATGGGTGTTCCAGGCTAGGCGATGACATGCTCTCTACCCCCGATCTCCGGATTCATCTCCGAGAAGGCGTAATCCGGTAGCGGGACGACATGAATTCCATGTGCCCTCAGCTCTGCTATTAAATGATTGGAGGTCTGGTTCGAGCCCACCGTCGTTACAGTTCTACCAGCAGTTGTGTCAGTAGTTCTATCCAAAGTTGTATCCGAAGTTGTATCCGTAACTGCATCAACAGCACACCACAACTCCAGCACAGCTCCGGCTTCGGCCATTTGCAGCAGCTTGGCGACGAGCGGTGAAGTCACGTAACCGGTAATCACCGTGACTCGCTGACCCTGGACAGTCCGGCTATTCCATAGCTCCCCAGTATGAGATGAAGGCAAGATAGATTCTGCCTCAAGCTGAGTTTGAGCCAATAACTCAAGCCCCTTGTACAGCCCTTCTCGGCCGCTTAACTGCAAGGTATAGTCCCCCGGCCATAGTCGGAAATTAAACGTTTCCGCTTCAATGCTCTCACGATACAGCCAGGTCGCCGCCGCAGAGACGGAAATTTCAAATAGTTCCCAGGCCCGTTGCGGTTTATTCAAGTAAGACCTCTCATCCATATCAAGAAGCAGACACGAGGGTGGCTCGTATATTTCCTCCGGTGCACGCGATATTAACTCACCACGGCGAGCCGAGCTTTTCCAATGGATCATTTTGAACGGATCCCCATGTGCGTAAGCTCTTAAGCGGCTACCCCAAATTGGCACATTCCCCGCTGTTTCCATCGAGAGTTCGCCACTGTCCTCCTCATCCCTCCCCTTGAACCCACCGAGGGTAGATATGCGGAGAGGCAGTGGTTGAACGAGAAGCTTATCATGGCTCTGAATAAATACACAGCGCTTAAACCATCCAAAAATATCCCCCCAAGCGATCCTTGTCATTCCTTCCCTGTAAACTCCCCTTGATACTTCACTTAGACGGTATGTGCCGCTATAGCTGCGTCTGAATCCAGTGAACAGCAGCTTGCCGCTTTCCTCCTCTTCACCCATCAAACGATCCTCCACCTGAATCCAGAGCGGAGGAAACCCACCAATCAGCCGCACATGAACCGTAACTTCAACATCCCCCCCATCAAAAGGGGAGAGCGGCGACCAGGTACGTTGCACAACGACTCTCTTTGGCCCGCAAAGCTGTATCATGACGCCTATAATTGCAATGGACAGCGCCAGTAGGAAGAGGAATAATGAAGCTTTTCCCCCTTTCCAGACATACACAGCACCGAGAAAGCCAATGATCGGCACGGCTGCAATCCAGCATTGAATACCTCTATTCATCATGACGATGCTCCCCGCTGCTGGAAAAACACGGGTACCGTCCCCTTCGACAACAGCTCTTCGACCACACTTTCCCCGTTCAATCCTGCAAATTTCGCCTCAGGCTTCAGCATTAGCCGATGAGCCAAAACCGCCGCGCTTACCGCCTTAACATCATCAGGAATAACGTACGAGCGCCCTTTGTAATAGGCCATAGCTTGAGACGCCCCCATCCAGGCCAAAGTTCCGCGGGGGCTGATTCCAAGCGCAAGCTGGGGATGATGTCGGGATGCATCGGCAATGGCTACTAAATATTGTTTAATCCGTTCATCAACGAGCACCTTTCTGACTTGTCGCTGCATCTTCGCCATTTCTTCAAGCAAAAGCACGGGACGCATATCCTCAACAGACAGATTCTCCTGCATACGCCCAAGCATTTCCACTTCTTGTTCAGGCTCCGGATAACCAAGAGCAATACGCATCAAAAATCGATCAAGCTGAGCTTCCGGTAATCTGTAGGTTCCTTCATAATCCAACGGATTCTGCGTGGCCAGCAGCAAAAAAGGCTTAGGCAACGGACGAGTTATACCGTCCACCGTCACTTTGCGCTCCTCCATCGCCTCCAGCAAGGCGGATTGGGTTCGCGGAGCCGCGCGATTAATTTCGTCCGCAAGTACAACATGAGCCATAATCGGCCCGGAACGGAACTCGAATTGTCCTGTCTGGGGATGATATACCGACACACCAGTTACGTCGGACGGCATCAAATCTGATGTAAACTGAATACGGCCGAACGATCCGCCGAGACAGGCTGCTAGCGTGCGTACCAGCAACGTTTTACCTACCCCGGGTACATCCTCAAGCAAAATATGCCCACCGTACAGCATGCAGACGACAGCAAGCTCGATTTCCTTTCTTTTTCCTACAATTATGCTATCTACCCGGTTTACCAGCTTCCCGAGCAAGTCTGCTGAATAATGGTCTATCATAATGTGATACCTCCATTTTCCGGTCGCTTTTCTACCAACATTGTGGCCAGAATCTACCGAAAATAGACATATGCGAGAGATACTATCGTAATCCGGGTATGACACGGCTTGGTATCAAGACAGAAATCGGTCATGATGCTCGCACCCTCCGTTCTTCTGAACTGTAGGTTACCGACACGATGTCATGTCCCGCCACCTCAAGCAGCGTCCGCAGCGGCAGCCATATCAATCCGCTCTTTCTATCTATATCAACAGCATATTCTACCGGGTCTTCTCCCAGCGCTTCCACGATCAATATTTTACTTGCCGAATAGATTGTAATTTTTGCATCTCTCCATGTGATAACCGCTGTCTGTTCCTTATCATTCCAGCGTACCTCCGCTCCCAGACGCTCCATGACCGTCCGCAGCGGAACCTGATATTGTCCCATCTTCAACTCATATTCCCCCGCCGCAAGCCTTGTCTCTACTCCTCCAGCTTCGACATAAAGCGGTGCACCGGATTCAAACAGCGCAGCATTGGGGACAACATAGGCCTGAATCCATGTGTTGGAGGGGAGAGGGCGATTACTATTCTTCATCTTGGGAGCTACAGCAAATTGAACAGGAGTGTCCTCGGGAGTAATTGCACGAAATTCATATCCCAGTGATTTATAGAATTCAATAATTTTAGGCAGAGCTTTAACGGTCTCCTCGTGACCGGCGCCGTCATGCATCAATACATTCATGGAATTCCCCTGCT comes from the Paenibacillus lentus genome and includes:
- a CDS encoding site-specific integrase — its product is MPVYKDEKRGTWYAKFNYTDWTGVIKQKLKRGFKTQREAKAYERDFLSKANAGPEMTFGHLVELYMEDCKSRLKPTTYENKEYIINLKILPYFKNLQLNAIEPATVRKWQNELLTDENNYSQTYLKTVNNQLSAIFNFAVKYYRLPSNPARICGSMGKKNADSMQFWTSEEFNKFISEVHKESARIMFEILFWTGIRSGELLALTSNDFDFVSLTISVNKNYARHQNQDLILEPKTPKSKRIITIPQFLADKVQEYISKLYDYEPHERLFTYTKHYLNHEMKRGCAKSGIKKIRIHDLRHSHASLLIELGFSPLLISERLGHENIETTLQTYSHLYPNKHSEVASRLQKLMLETTNDNSEK
- the guaA gene encoding glutamine-hydrolyzing GMP synthase translates to MNKPNELIVVLDFGGQYNQLIARRIRDLGVYSELLPYNTSAERLRELAPKGIVFSGGPSSVYAENAPQIDTAIYDLGVPIFGICYGMQLMAHQLGGKVERAEKREYGKADVNFTEHSELTKGLESKQTVWMSHGDHVVELPEGFVVDASTEHAPIAGFANKERRLYGVQFHPEVRHSANGNEMIRNFLYEICGCEGNWSMETFIEDAIRDIRTQVGDKKVLCALSGGVDSSVVAMLIHKAVGDQLTCMFIDHGLLRKGEAESVMETFVGKFDMKVVKIDARERFLSKLAGVDDPEQKRKIIGNEFIYVFEEESKQFDDFAFLAQGTLYTDIVESGTATAQTIKSHHNVGGLPEDMKFELVEPLKALFKDEVRKVGEECGLPSEIVWRQPFPGPGLAIRVLGEVTEDKLKIVRDSDYILREEIAKAGLDREIWQYFTALPNMKSVGVMGDARTYSYTVGIRAVTSIDGMTADWARIPWDILEKISVRIVNEVDNVNRVVYDITSKPPATIEWE
- a CDS encoding transglutaminase-like domain-containing protein, which encodes MSSPSLEHPSVNTSVRLARGEAAGLWIHRSLVSLLLFALFGECLYPLYSIVIEYERTVIDVFLCLTGALLLVGSLRLGSWLQAALQLMLIGVTFFYLFGLNEGISWFQGYGEIAVQDIVTIFQTGRLSEASPESRMLLLLIGWALLVVSVQMLAVGRQTILLFLSVTIIYLLIIEMIFDAPIFYNLVRAAGIGLWIQCYTFALQLGEKGYVKAKDSNPVGKRQGGRAYTTAALLTVMGIVILAVALCIVLPIQPNQQQPWQALVKSLQSWSEGASSVGASRTASSSVSGYGRDDGELGAPLELRWDTYFTAESPMPLYWRGESKSLYTGRGWLNPAKEGNTQERHENEATLLPQDDEVVNGMKIRQTITFQRPIFGKLPLFSGGIPLQVDRVFTRNAQSIPFEASINQSTGAIYLEQARQLGRFEQEQATGVQGYELTISQLPTAGGHLRHLQGDDPASIMKEYTQLPERLPDRVRDLGKLLVQDTDNRYDATMAVANYLKQQYSYNLSSAIPPTNEDFVDRFLFVDRQGYCDHFSTAMVVLLRSSEIPARWVKGFAPGERNKEEPNSYTVRYADAHAWVEVYFPGHGWVSFDPTPGYESVVSAANGAGGLWFLRSWLLEAGQRLEGLPTAIKIITDQGVLILRGFVAKAPVLWTAALLAVWPAVWIVTWVAGNVYIWRNLFLLWWITAQPRSSFPDQRLLLHAADRVWQQLYRVYGYKPEGMTAREYLDSLAAEGIENFSKLEEFVRYWETLYYGGLRPDRMNSRNFLELCRNLTLRRG
- a CDS encoding DUF58 domain-containing protein — protein: MMNRGIQCWIAAVPIIGFLGAVYVWKGGKASLFLFLLALSIAIIGVMIQLCGPKRVVVQRTWSPLSPFDGGDVEVTVHVRLIGGFPPLWIQVEDRLMGEEEESGKLLFTGFRRSYSGTYRLSEVSRGVYREGMTRIAWGDIFGWFKRCVFIQSHDKLLVQPLPLRISTLGGFKGRDEEDSGELSMETAGNVPIWGSRLRAYAHGDPFKMIHWKSSARRGELISRAPEEIYEPPSCLLLDMDERSYLNKPQRAWELFEISVSAAATWLYRESIEAETFNFRLWPGDYTLQLSGREGLYKGLELLAQTQLEAESILPSSHTGELWNSRTVQGQRVTVITGYVTSPLVAKLLQMAEAGAVLELWCAVDAVTDTTSDTTLDRTTDTTAGRTVTTVGSNQTSNHLIAELRAHGIHVVPLPDYAFSEMNPEIGGREHVIA
- a CDS encoding AAA family ATPase yields the protein MIDHYSADLLGKLVNRVDSIIVGKRKEIELAVVCMLYGGHILLEDVPGVGKTLLVRTLAACLGGSFGRIQFTSDLMPSDVTGVSVYHPQTGQFEFRSGPIMAHVVLADEINRAAPRTQSALLEAMEERKVTVDGITRPLPKPFLLLATQNPLDYEGTYRLPEAQLDRFLMRIALGYPEPEQEVEMLGRMQENLSVEDMRPVLLLEEMAKMQRQVRKVLVDERIKQYLVAIADASRHHPQLALGISPRGTLAWMGASQAMAYYKGRSYVIPDDVKAVSAAVLAHRLMLKPEAKFAGLNGESVVEELLSKGTVPVFFQQRGASS